The following proteins are co-located in the Streptosporangium brasiliense genome:
- a CDS encoding DUF2752 domain-containing protein yields the protein MLAPLGAALAAGAALGYVRAVDPNEPGHYPACPFLVLTGLYCPGCGGLRAVHALAHGDPATALGLNPLVVALIPVLVFLWGRWALRSWRGAPSDGISVRPVYVWAFLALMIVFWIVRNMPFGEFLAP from the coding sequence GTGCTGGCCCCGCTCGGCGCCGCGCTGGCCGCCGGGGCCGCGCTCGGCTACGTGCGCGCGGTGGACCCGAACGAGCCGGGACATTATCCCGCGTGCCCGTTCCTCGTGCTCACCGGACTTTACTGCCCGGGCTGCGGCGGTCTGCGGGCCGTCCACGCGCTCGCCCACGGCGACCCCGCCACGGCCCTGGGGCTCAATCCCCTCGTCGTGGCCCTGATCCCGGTCCTGGTCTTCCTGTGGGGACGCTGGGCGCTGCGTTCCTGGCGCGGTGCGCCATCTGATGGGATATCCGTACGCCCTGTCTATGTATGGGCATTTCTTGCTTTAATGATCGTTTTTTGGATAGTGCGAAATATGCCCTTTGGGGAATTCTTGGCCCCATAG
- the trpC gene encoding indole-3-glycerol phosphate synthase TrpC translates to MSVLEEILEGVRADLAERQEAVSLAELKERAGRAPAPRDAYAALGGDQVAVIAEVKRSSPSKGALAAIADPAALAGDYESGGAHVISVLTERRRFGGSLDDLAAVRAVVDIPVLRKDFVVTSYQLWEARAYGADLVLLIVAALEQNALVSLIERAESIGLAPLVEVHTEEELERALAAGAKIIGINARNLKTLEVDREVFAKLAPKIPDGVIKIAESGVRGPHDLLAYARAGADAVLVGESLVTGKDPRAAVVDLVTAGAHPASRPEGQ, encoded by the coding sequence GTGAGCGTGCTGGAGGAAATCCTCGAAGGGGTCCGCGCCGATCTGGCCGAGCGGCAGGAGGCGGTGTCGCTGGCCGAGCTCAAGGAGCGGGCCGGGCGGGCGCCCGCCCCCCGTGACGCCTACGCGGCGCTGGGCGGCGACCAGGTGGCGGTCATCGCCGAGGTGAAGCGTTCCAGCCCGTCCAAGGGCGCGCTGGCCGCGATCGCCGACCCCGCCGCGCTCGCCGGCGACTACGAGTCGGGCGGCGCCCACGTCATCAGCGTGCTGACCGAGCGGCGCCGCTTCGGCGGCAGCCTCGACGACCTGGCGGCCGTGCGCGCCGTGGTCGACATCCCGGTGCTGCGCAAGGACTTCGTCGTCACCTCCTACCAGCTCTGGGAGGCCCGGGCCTACGGCGCCGACCTGGTGCTGCTGATCGTGGCCGCGCTGGAGCAGAACGCGCTGGTCTCGCTCATCGAGCGGGCCGAGTCGATCGGGCTGGCCCCGCTGGTCGAGGTGCACACCGAGGAGGAGCTCGAGCGGGCGCTCGCCGCCGGAGCGAAGATCATCGGCATCAACGCGCGCAACCTCAAGACCCTTGAGGTGGACCGCGAGGTGTTCGCGAAGCTGGCCCCGAAGATCCCCGACGGCGTCATCAAGATCGCCGAGTCGGGCGTGCGCGGCCCGCACGACCTGCTCGCCTACGCCAGGGCCGGCGCCGACGCCGTCCTGGTCGGGGAGAGCCTGGTCACCGGCAAGGACCCGCGGGCCGCAGTGGTCGACCTGGTCACCGCCGGCGCCCACCCCGCATCTCGACCTGAGGGGCAGTAA